The genome window GATCTCACAGAATGCCCTGAGCTGGATtgcacagaatcacaaaatgtcctgagctggatttcacagaatcacagaatgcccTGAGCTGGATtgcacagaaccacagaatgccCTGAGCTGGATtgcacagaaccacagaatggccTGAGCTGGAttgcacagaatcacagaatgtcctgagctggatctcacagaatcacagaatggcctgAGCTGgatctcacagaatcacagaatgtcctgagctggatctcacagaatcacagaatggcctgAGCTGgatctcacagaatcacagaatggcctgAGCTGGATCTCACAGAATGCCCTGAGCTGgatctcacagaatcacagaatgcccTGAGCTGGAtctcacagaaccacagaatgccTTGAGCTGGATCTCACAGAATGCCCTGAGCTGGATCTCACAGAATGCCCTGAGCTGGAttgcacagaatcacagaatgcccTGAGCTGGAttgcacagaatcacagaatgccctgagctggaagggaaccACAGGGATCACCCAGGccaacccctggccctgcacagacaccccaaaaatcccaccctgggcatccctgagaGCCTtgtcctggagctgtgccagctttggggctgtgcccattccctggggagcctgggcagtgccagcaccctcaggGGAGGAGAACATTTCCTCATTTCcaccctgacacagctccagaagTTCCCTCAGATCCCACCACTgctcacagagcagagatctctgTGATTTGTGGCAGTGAGGAGAAGCCACCACCCCATAAAAGCCCCAAAACCTGTCCcaccttcatcctcctcccagcctggctcctctTGCTgcatgctctgctctgctcgCTGCTTCAGAGCCTCCCTCCGGGCTTCATCCTGCAGGAATCCAACACAGCAGCTGCTCACATGCCCaggccccttcctcccccagccaTTTCACCATCACTGACCCCAAGGCTCAGCCCAGATCCCAGTTTGCCCAGGAAAagccccccagggaccccccccagacccacctgctCCAGGCAATGCAGTTTGTAGAAGTAGCGCTGCCAGAACTCCAGGTGGGAAACAGCCACAGGCACCTGGGAAAGGGATCAGAAAATGGATTAACCCCTCAGAGGGAGCTGTGACCCTCAGAGGGAGAGCTGTGCCCTCGGAGAAAGAGCTGTGCCCTCAGAAAGAGAGCTGTGCCctcacagagagagctgtgccctcacagagagagctgtgccctcacagagagagctgtgccctcagagaaagagctgtgccctcagagaaagagctgtgccctcagaaggagagctgtgccctcacagagagagctgtgccCTCAGAGAAAGAGCTGTGCCCTCACAGAGAGAGCTATGCCCTCAGAGAGACAGCTGTGCCCTCAGAGAAAGAGCTGTGCCCTCAGAAGGAGAGCTGTGCCCTCAGAAGGAGAGCTGTGCCCCTCAGAGAGAGAGCTGTGCCctcacagagagagctgtgccctcagaaggagagctgtgccctcagaaggagagctgtgccctcagaaggagagctgtgccctcacagagagagctgtgccctcacagagagagctgtgccCTCAGAAGGAGAGCTGTGCCCTCAGAGAGAGAGCTGTGCCCTCAGAGGGAGAGCTGTGCCCTCAGAAGGAGAGCTGTGCCCCTCAGAGAGAGCTGTGCCCTCACAAAGAGAGCTGTGGCCTCAGAGGGAGAGCTGTGCCCTCAAAGAGAGAGAGCTGTGCCCCTCAGAGGGAGCTGTGCCCTCACAGAGCGAGCTGTGCCCTCAGAGGGAGAGCTGTGCCCTCAGAGAGAGAGCTGTGCCCTCAGAGAGAGAGCTGTGCCctcacagagagagctgtgccCCTCTCTCCTCCCAAAGCAGCTCCCATTTTATTCCATCCATAATTTTTCCACAGTTTCtatcccagctgcagggcacaaacAGCTCAGGGCTTtcctgcagcattcccaggtCAGGAATTGCCATTTTGGGGCCTCACCATTTTGGTGTAGAGCGCCCTGATGGAAGGgctggtggccagcagctctgcaatctcccctttcttctcctccaggctgaactgaGCCAGCCAGGCCTcgagcagctcagcagggcctGTGTGGGACAAGCACAGGGACAAGAACCCTTCAGGTTGGGGAGGTTTCACTGGGCCACAGGAGGAGGGAGACACAGGGCTCAGAAATCCTCTGCCAGCTCAAGGCCCAACTTAAATTGGGTTAGGAAATTCAAATTAAGCTGGTCCTTGAGCTAAGAGCCAGATCTGCTTTTCTACAGCCAAGCCCAGCTGGTCAAAGGTTTCAGGGAACTCCAGCTGGCCCCCAAACCCCCTAGGGCAGCACCCTggagcccccaaacccccttggGGAACACCCTGGAGCCCCTGAACccccctggagcccccaaacccctttGGGGAGCACCCTGTACCCTCTGAACCCCCTTGGGGAGCACCCTGGAGCCCCTAAAGCCCCCTAGGAGAGACCCctgacccccaaacccccttggGCAGCATCCTGGACCCCctgaatccccaaatccccaaggGCAGCACACTGAACCCCCTGAACACCCCAAGGGCAGCATcctggacccccaaacccccttggGGAGCACCCTGGACCCTCTGAACCCCCTAGGGCAGCCCCTGAACCTCCCTCAAGGCAGCATCCTGCACCCTTGAAACCCCCTAGGGCTGCACCCTGGAGCCCCTGAACACCCAAGGGCCACATCCTGGCCCCCAAACCCCTTTGGGGAGCACCCTGGGCCCCCTGAACCCCCCTGGACTCCCTGAACCCCCCCTAGGGGAGCCCCTGACCCCCCCATACCATCGGGCTCGTTGCAGTAGGTGGCTGGGTCGGACTGGAGGCTGTAGAGACGAGCCtggaggggacacacagggacagccgtgagggcagggacagcagcagggccaggggacagGCTCAGGGTGCCACACTGACCTTGGCACTGTCGTAGGGCTCGGTGGTGCCCGAGGGTGTTGCCATCAGGGTGATAACGTCACAGTCTATGGTCTTGTCCGGAGAGGGAGCGAAGGTGTCCGAGATGACCCCCAAAAAGTCAGACAGGCCCTTCCTCACCTTCTCTGTGGCACCTGAGCCCTCTGCCCTCTGCAGGGGAAGAGGCAGCACAGGGTCAGTGATACCCCAGGATTTATGGGAATCCTTAAGGAAGCAGGATCTGTCCCCTCAGGAAGGGTGAGGTGGGGGAAGCACCTgaggggagctgagctgaggcTTTGTGGGGGAAGCAGAGCCGGGTTTGGGGCTCTGTGGGGGAAGCAGAGCCGGGTTTGGGGCTTTGTGGGGGATGCACAGCCAGGTTTGGGGCTTTGTGGGGGAAGCACAGCGGGTTTGGGGCTCTGTGGGGGAAGCACAGCCGGGTTTGGGGCTTTGTGGGGGAAGCACAGCCGGGTTTGGGGCTTTGTGGGGGAAGCACAGCGGGTTTGGGGCTTTGTGGGGGAAGCACAGCCGGGTTTGGGGCTGCTGGTGTGGGGtggggctgtcccagcagcagctgtgcagggctgagggTCACAGCTCGTGTGGAGAACTTGTGTCACCctacagtgacagtgacactgccaATGTTCCCCCTGCAGTGACACCACCAGTGCTCCCCCTACAGTGACACTGCCACTGTCCCACTACAGTCACACTGCCAATGTCCCACTACAGTCACACTGCCAATGTCCCCTTACAGTGACATTGCCAGTGTCCCCCCTGCACTGACACTGCCTGTGTCCCCCTACAGTGACACTGCCACTGTCCCCCCTACAGTGACACTGCCACTGTCCCCCTACATTGTCCCCCTACAGTGACACCACCAATGCCCCCCCTACAGTGACACTGCCAATGTCCCCTTACAGTGACATTGCCAGTGTCCCCCTACAGtgacactgcctgtatcccactaCAGTGACACTGTCAATGTCCCCCCTACAGTGACACTGCCACTGTCCCCCCTACATTGTCCCCCTACACTGACACTGCCTGTGTCCCCCTACATTGTCCCCCTACAGTGACACTGCCTGTGTCCCACTACAGCGACACTGCCACTGTCCCCCCTACATTGTCCCCCTACAGTGACACTTCCAGTGTCcccctgctcagcacagtgGAGAGGGAACCACAGCACAAGGGGAATGACTTTAATCTGCAGGAAATGGggttggatgggatattgggcagGAATCCTCCCTGTGAGGGCGCTGGaatggattcccagaggagctgtggctgtgccatgcCTGGAACGATCCCAGgcggggtttggagcagcctgggagggtggcaggtgtccctgccgtggcaggggtggcactgggtgcccaTACTCACTGCCAGCCTGTCCTTGACCACGCTGGCCGTGGCGGCGATGGTGCAGGCCGTGTCGTGCTGCACCACCTGTGTGAACTCAGCCAGGTCCCTCTTCATGAACTCCAAAGCCTCTGTGGACTGCAAGCACACAGCACATGGATTCTGCAGGGTTTTGCTTCCCCAGAAAAGCTGGGATTGCTCCCAGCACGTTACAAAAATCCAGGTGGGAGAGTTTGGCTCAGATGAACCCTCACCCAAACATGGGCAATGCATAAAACCAGAATAACCTGACCAACAACAGCACCTGCTCTGCCCAAAACACATTCCAGGAGGCTCTGAAGCCAAGAGCAGGAAAAACACAGGCTGGGAGAAGCCTGGCTTTAGGTTTTGTGTATAATTAACACAGGCAATGCTATCACAGCAGGAAGTTCCACACCACAGAGCCACGCTGGAAGCACAACccccctgctcagggggtgatcCCCACATCACAGAGCCCAGCATGACCCAGGGTTTGCTCAATCCCCtacaaatccatcccaaatcctctTCGGGGGGACCCTCCCGGGATGGGAGGAGCTCCGGGGCCGGCCCGCAGGCCCCGCCCTCCCGCTCCCGAAGGCTCCCGGTGGCTCCCGGTGGTTCCCGGTGGCTCTCACCGGTTCTCACCTTCTCCTTGACGGCCTGGtagctctgctggagccagctCCGCCACCAGCCGCCATCCTCCCTGCGAGGGACAGGCACGGCGTCAGCACAGCCCACACACAGAGCCAGATCCCGACCCCAAACCAGGATCCCACACCgagctcccaaatcccacatccTGGCCCCAGATTCAGATTCTATATTTCGATCCCAGACCCAAACCCCGACCCTATACATAGATCCCAGAGCACagatcccaatcccaaccccagcttCACAGCCCGACCCTAGATCCTGACTCCAAGCCCAGATCCAGACCCCAACCCTAGATTCCAACCCCAAACTCAAATTCAGACTCCAGCCCCAGATTCCAAACCCCGATTCgatcccaaaccccagatcCAGACCCCATTCCCAGACCCCAACCCCAAGTTCCAGCCCCCGATTCCAGCCCCAGATTCTATCCCCAGACCCCAATGCCGGATCCCAGATCCAGATCCACACCCCGACCCCCGATTCCATCCCCATACCCCGAccccaaccccaaattccatccCCCGATTCCATCCCAGACCCCGGTTCCAGCTCCCACCCCCCAAaccgcagccccagcccggccccgctgcccggTCCCGTCTCGCCGCCCCCCCTGCCCACGGGGTCCCTGTCCCGTTCCCGTCCCGTTCCCGTTCGGGTCCCGCCGCCCCCCGGCCGAGCCCCGCTCACCCCTCCGCCATCTTGGCGGTGTGACGTCACCAATATTTACCGACCCCTCACCCCGCGGGCCCCGCCCCGGAGCCGGGCCCCTCTGACGTCACTTCCTGCCCCGCCCCGGGGGCGCGGCCCGGGTACGGTGGCCGGGCGGGACCGGGAGCGGGACCGGGAGCGGAGCCGGGCGGAGGTGAGCGATGGGCACCGGGTGCTGTCCGGGGCGGGCGGGAACGCGTTCCTGGGCACCCTGGTACCGGGCAGGGCGGTGCTGACAGCAGGGAGGGCTCCCGGTACCGGGCGGGACGTGCCGGGCGATGTCGCCACCGGGAGGTCGGTGTTTGGCGCGGCGGGGGATCCCGGCACCCGGCAGGGTGGCCCTAGGGGATGCCGGTGCTGGGAAGGACGGTCCTTGGTGTCCCGGGATATCTGGTGGGTACCGGGCGGGACAGACCCCCGGTACCGGGCGGGACGATCCTTGGCggtgtctctgcctgtcccggtgtccccggagcgctgggaaggggtggcattGCCGCTGTCCGTGTGCTCCCGGTGTCCCTGCGGTGccggtgtccccctgtcccagtgtccccgcAGGGCTGGGACGGGGTGGCAGTGGAGGCATCCccgctgtccccctgtcccgcGGTCCCGGTGTGTCCTCCCTGTCCCCCCCGTCCCGGTGCTGACGCTCTAtctgtcccgctgtcccctgtcccttcaCTGACcctctctctgtccccacagccatggAGGTGCTgatgtccctcctgtccccctgtcccgatgtcctcctgtcctgctgtcccctgtcccggTGCTGACGCTCTCTCtatccctcctgtccccctgtcccggTGTCCCTGCAGTCCCACTGtcctccccctgtcccctgtcccgcTGTCCCTTCACTGaccccctctctgtccccacagccatgg of Zonotrichia albicollis isolate bZonAlb1 chromosome 20, bZonAlb1.hap1, whole genome shotgun sequence contains these proteins:
- the BSDC1 gene encoding BSD domain-containing protein 1 — encoded protein: MAEGEDGGWWRSWLQQSYQAVKEKSTEALEFMKRDLAEFTQVVQHDTACTIAATASVVKDRLARAEGSGATEKVRKGLSDFLGVISDTFAPSPDKTIDCDVITLMATPSGTTEPYDSAKARLYSLQSDPATYCNEPDGPAELLEAWLAQFSLEEKKGEIAELLATSPSIRALYTKMVPVAVSHLEFWQRYFYKLHCLEQDEARREALKQRAEQSMQQEEPGWEEDEEEFLGMSPLPCATITFPGAAQKAPSPEGHQAAAPKAPCGQSWAVLPPEQVPGEQSPSESSDSASLVTQIANPAPVPATQLQTAAAAPELCQRLVEATLEEQSSLPKPPEAAQPCAPGQPSAASSEGAAGTEPRELQSKGQGRTETLREEGPTDLRVFELNSDSGKSTPSNNGKKGSSTDISEDWEKDFDLDMTEEEVQLALSKVEMSGELEDEEWEDWE